A genomic window from Nocardia sp. XZ_19_385 includes:
- a CDS encoding ANTAR domain-containing protein codes for AVQLSDLVTVVLLTAIRIPQLRAHAFAVVPGSLDNNNHNGLGSWWEAAVSTREIHQATGIAAAQLGVDIATAYAQLVARALTTGSPIAALAAEVVAHRIRFSPNDTVGPDQRAP; via the coding sequence GGCAGTGCAGCTGTCCGATCTGGTGACCGTGGTGCTGCTGACCGCGATCCGCATACCCCAGCTGCGGGCGCACGCCTTCGCGGTGGTGCCTGGCAGCCTCGACAACAACAACCACAACGGGCTGGGGTCGTGGTGGGAGGCGGCGGTCTCGACCCGCGAGATCCATCAGGCCACCGGGATCGCAGCGGCACAGCTGGGTGTCGACATCGCCACCGCCTACGCCCAGCTCGTCGCTCGTGCGCTTACCACCGGGTCCCCGATCGCGGCTCTGGCCGCCGAGGTCGTGGCACACCGGATTCGGTTCAGCCCCAATGACACTGTTGGTCCGGACCAGCGCGCGCCTTAG